One Eubalaena glacialis isolate mEubGla1 chromosome 11, mEubGla1.1.hap2.+ XY, whole genome shotgun sequence DNA segment encodes these proteins:
- the FAM83F gene encoding protein FAM83F: MAESQLGCLDEAHVNERVTASQAAFYYCERRRAALEALLGGGEQAYRERVKEEQLRDFLSSQERQALGAAWSPYEDVAAAAAAAAAARGKSKAEAETPTQAAAESGESLAYWPDRSDTEEPRLELGWTEACFYRGVSRVSLFTHPPRKEKAPHLKQVVRQMIQQAQKVIAVVMDLFTDGEIFQDIVDAASKRRVPVYIILDEAGVKYFLEMCQGLELADFRIRNIRVRSVTGVGFYMPMGKIKGTLSSKFLMVDGEKVATGSYRFTWSSSHVDRNLLLLLTGQNVEPFDVEFRELYAISKEVDLYQQLGLAGGAGRLGLNYSSTVARKLINPKYTLVAGSRHPPGEMMRWAARQQREAGSNAEGQEEGSKGGESARRLESFLHDLVTLEQVLPPVEPVLSGELSQDGRVVSHLCVNLKPRPREALARNSRGEAANGEATAAKEGRRFSSRFFSRRSKRPAAPNSTAGALSPEALAEAEFVTGKRPNQGSSDNVSGKTSSSPAKASNCVIS, from the exons ATGGCCGAGTCCCAGCTCGGCTGCCTGGACGAGGCGCACGTGAACGAGAGGGTGACCGCGTCGCAGGCAGCCTTCTACTACTGCGAGCGGCGGCGGGCCGCGCTCGAGGCGCTGCTGGGCGGCGGCGAGCAGGCCTACCGCGAACGGGTCAAGGAGGAGCAGCTGCGGGACTTCCTCTCCAGCCAGGAGCGTCAGGCCCTCGGCGCCGCCTGGAGCCCCTACGAAgacgtcgccgccgccgccgccgctgccgctgccgcccgGGGCAAGAGCAAGGCCGAGGCCGAGACCCCGACGCAGGCCGCGGCCGAGTCCGGCGAGTCCCTGGCCTACTGGCCCGACCGCTCCGACACCGAGGAGCCCCGGCTGGAGCTGGGCTGGACCGAAGCGTGCTTCTACCGCGGCGTGAGCCGCGTCAGCCTCTTCACTCACCCCCCTAGGAAGGAGAAGGCGCCCCACCTGAAGCAGGTGGTCCGGCAGATGATCCAACAGGCCCAGAAG GTCATTGCTGTGGTCATGGACCTCTTCACTGATGGTGAGATCTTCCAAGACATTGTGGATGCTGCCTCCAAGCGCCGAGTCCCAGTGTACATCATCCTGGACGAGGCAGGCGTGAAGTATTTCCTGGAGATGTGTCAGGGCCTGGAGCTCGCTGACTTCCGTATTCGG AACATCCGTGTCCGCTCTGTGACAGGTGTTGGCTTTTACATGCCCATGGGGAAGATCAAGGGGACCCTGTCATCCAAGTTCCTAATGGTAGATGGTGAAAAAGTAGCCACTGGATCCTACAG ATTCACCTGGAGTTCCTCCCATGTGGACAGGaaccttctcctcctcctgacGGGGCAGAACGTGGAGCCCTTCGACGTGGAGTTCCGGGAGCTGTACGCCATCTCCAAGGAGGTGGACTTGTACCAGCAGCTGGGCCTGGCAGGAGGCGCTGGCAGGCTGGGCCTCAACTACTCCTCCACTGTGGCTCGCAAGCTTATCAACCCCAAGTACACCCTGGTGGCAGGCAGCCGCCACCCACCTGGGGAGATGATGCGCTGGGCTGCCCGGCAGCAGCGGGAGGCCGGCAGCAATgcagaggggcaggaggagggcagcAAGGGCGGCGAGTCAGCACGGCGCCTGGAGAGTTTCCTGCACGACCTGGTCACGCTGGAGCAGGTGCTGCCCCCCGTGGAGCCCGTTCTCTCGGGAGAGCTGAGTCAGGATGGCAGGGTGGTCTCCCACCTGTGTGTGAACCTGAAGCCCAGACCCCGGGAGGCCCTTGCCCGAAACAGCAGGGGAGAAGCTGCCAATGGGGAGGCCACCGCAGCCAAGGAGGGCAGGCGCTTCAGCAGCAGGTTCTTCAGCCGGCGGTCCAAGAGGCCCGCAGCGCCCAATAGCACGGCCGGCGCCCTCTCCCCCGAGGCCTTGGCCGAAGCAGAGTTTGTGACGGGGAAGAGGCCCAACCAGGGCTCCAGTGACAACGTCTCAG